One window of the Leptotrichia massiliensis genome contains the following:
- the hemL gene encoding glutamate-1-semialdehyde 2,1-aminomutase, with product MKTDNSKKIYEKAKKSIPGGVNSPVRAFQSVDKEYPIFIKRGNGSKLYDEDENEYVDMIGSWGPMILGHNYPKVLEVVKRELENGTSFGLPTKKEVELAELVKSCFPSIEKLRLTTSGTEAAMASVRVARAFTGKNKIIKFEGCYHGHSDSLLVKAGSGLLTFAHQDSNGITEGVVKDTITLPFGDFEKLKETLENDDDIACVIIEPIPANMGLIETEKEYLEKVRKITKEKNVVLIFDEVISGFRVSLGGAQKVFGIIPDLTVLGKIIGGGYPVGGFGGKKEIMNLISPVGNVYHAGTLSGNPISVAAGIETISILKENPKIYENVNKKTENLVNKINELIKKYDIPASVNYFGSLFTIFFSKEKVKTLEDAINTNDEFYSIYFDIMLENGVIVPPSKYEAHFVSYIHNDEDVEKLLKGVEKTFQKIAEKLK from the coding sequence ATGAAAACAGATAATTCAAAAAAAATTTATGAAAAAGCTAAAAAATCAATACCAGGTGGAGTAAATAGTCCAGTTAGAGCATTTCAGTCGGTGGATAAGGAATATCCGATTTTTATTAAAAGGGGAAATGGGAGTAAACTTTATGATGAGGATGAAAATGAGTATGTGGATATGATAGGTTCTTGGGGACCAATGATTTTAGGGCATAATTATCCGAAAGTTTTGGAAGTTGTGAAGAGAGAACTTGAAAATGGGACTTCTTTTGGACTTCCTACGAAAAAGGAAGTGGAACTGGCAGAACTTGTAAAGAGCTGTTTTCCTTCGATTGAAAAATTAAGATTGACTACTTCTGGGACAGAAGCGGCTATGGCTAGTGTGAGAGTTGCCCGTGCGTTTACTGGAAAGAATAAGATTATAAAATTTGAAGGATGTTATCACGGACATTCAGATTCATTGCTGGTTAAGGCTGGTTCGGGACTTTTGACATTTGCACATCAGGATAGCAACGGAATTACTGAAGGTGTTGTGAAGGATACGATAACATTGCCTTTTGGAGATTTTGAGAAATTGAAGGAAACTTTGGAAAATGATGATGATATTGCGTGTGTGATTATTGAGCCAATTCCAGCAAATATGGGGCTTATTGAAACAGAAAAGGAATATTTGGAAAAAGTACGTAAAATCACGAAAGAAAAAAATGTAGTGTTAATTTTTGACGAGGTAATTTCTGGATTTAGAGTTTCGTTAGGCGGTGCTCAAAAAGTATTTGGAATTATACCTGATTTAACTGTTCTTGGAAAAATTATTGGTGGTGGTTATCCAGTTGGTGGATTTGGTGGAAAAAAAGAAATTATGAACTTAATTTCGCCAGTTGGTAATGTTTATCACGCTGGAACGCTTTCTGGAAATCCAATTTCAGTTGCTGCAGGAATAGAAACAATTTCGATTTTGAAGGAAAATCCTAAAATTTACGAAAATGTAAATAAAAAAACGGAGAATTTGGTAAATAAAATTAATGAATTAATAAAAAAATATGATATTCCAGCAAGTGTGAACTACTTCGGAAGCTTATTTACAATATTTTTCTCAAAGGAAAAAGTGAAAACTTTGGAAGATGCAATTAATACGAATGATGAATTTTACAGTATATATTTTGATATAATGCTTGAAAATGGAGTAATTGTGCCACCTTCAAAATATGAGGCACATTTTGTTTCTTATATTCATAATGATGAGGATGTGGAAAAATTGTTGAAGGGTGTGGAAAAAACTTTTCAAAAAATTGCTGAAAAATTAAAATAA
- the cobT gene encoding nicotinate-nucleotide--dimethylbenzimidazole phosphoribosyltransferase has translation MEIIKSKITGEILFDTIKKITALDRNKMKKKKNELNSLLKTPNGLGKLEELAIRLEGMSKNYKPRKKMVLVMAADNGVEREKVSKSKRVITQYVVEAMLNGKSSINALSMAYNADVKVVDLGIDESSDIKKEIDLSGIISRKIMESGTNNIAKQAAMEYEDAVKAIETGIEMVDEFARDGYNLFATGEMGIGNTTTSSAILKVLTDLSLDEIVGYGSGIDDKTLEHKKNVVKRAVEVNGLSKFFEENINGTGKKEKFEKNKIIDVLAKVGGLDIAGMVGTYLGCAKNRVPVVIDGFISAISALVAYKICPNCRNFMIASHLSEEPGMKYIMKELDLEPMLFMNMKLGEGTGAVVMFPVIEGACNITEVVRKYPDV, from the coding sequence ATGGAAATCATAAAGAGTAAAATTACAGGAGAAATTTTATTTGATACAATAAAAAAAATAACGGCTTTAGATAGAAATAAAATGAAAAAAAAGAAAAATGAACTGAATTCACTGCTAAAAACTCCAAATGGACTGGGAAAACTCGAAGAACTGGCAATCAGGCTTGAGGGAATGAGTAAAAATTATAAACCTCGCAAAAAAATGGTGCTTGTAATGGCAGCGGATAACGGTGTGGAAAGAGAAAAAGTCAGCAAATCCAAAAGAGTAATAACGCAGTATGTAGTGGAAGCGATGTTAAATGGCAAATCATCAATTAATGCTCTCTCAATGGCATATAATGCTGATGTGAAAGTGGTAGATCTGGGAATTGATGAGAGTTCGGACATAAAAAAAGAAATAGATTTATCAGGAATTATTAGCAGAAAAATTATGGAATCAGGTACTAATAATATTGCTAAACAAGCCGCAATGGAGTATGAAGATGCTGTAAAGGCTATAGAAACTGGGATTGAAATGGTTGATGAGTTTGCAAGGGACGGATACAATTTATTTGCAACTGGAGAAATGGGGATTGGAAATACTACGACTAGTAGTGCTATTTTAAAGGTTCTGACAGATTTGTCGCTAGATGAGATTGTTGGCTATGGAAGCGGAATAGATGATAAAACTTTGGAGCATAAGAAGAATGTTGTTAAAAGAGCAGTTGAAGTAAATGGATTGTCAAAATTTTTTGAAGAAAATATAAATGGAACAGGAAAAAAAGAAAAATTTGAAAAAAATAAAATAATAGATGTACTGGCAAAAGTTGGGGGACTTGATATTGCTGGAATGGTGGGAACTTATCTAGGATGTGCAAAAAACCGTGTGCCTGTCGTGATAGATGGTTTTATTTCAGCGATTTCTGCCCTTGTTGCATATAAAATTTGTCCAAACTGCAGGAATTTTATGATTGCTTCACACTTGAGCGAAGAGCCTGGAATGAAGTATATTATGAAGGAGCTGGATTTAGAGCCAATGCTCTTTATGAATATGAAATTGGGGGAAGGTACTGGAGCTGTTGTGATGTTCCCTGTGATTGAGGGAGCTTGTAATATTACTGAAGTTGTAAGAAAATATCCTGATGTATAA
- a CDS encoding outer membrane beta-barrel protein gives MKKLLLLLGLVVSATAMAGVAEVRIGGDLTNRATFKDTDNSTWRINKDALKRGFEITGEYRTPVFNENLEMGGGIAYKYNKLSSKNLPGVSVKGLSSVPVYFTTRYNFKNDSEVTPYVKGNLGVAFNSGKIEIKEGPSSVKFKYNSGIYYGIGAGIQYKNFVTDLSYNINSLKTKLDVDLPGYKANNKFNTNHGALTLSVGYSFGL, from the coding sequence GTGAAAAAATTATTGTTATTATTGGGATTAGTTGTAAGTGCAACTGCTATGGCTGGTGTTGCTGAAGTTAGAATAGGTGGAGACTTGACAAACCGTGCAACATTTAAGGATACTGACAATTCAACATGGAGAATCAACAAAGATGCATTAAAGAGAGGATTTGAAATTACAGGTGAATATAGAACACCAGTATTCAATGAAAATCTTGAAATGGGTGGTGGAATTGCTTATAAATATAATAAATTAAGCAGTAAGAACTTACCAGGAGTTAGTGTAAAAGGACTTAGTTCAGTACCTGTGTATTTTACAACAAGATATAACTTTAAAAATGATTCTGAAGTTACTCCTTATGTAAAAGGTAATTTAGGAGTTGCATTTAATTCTGGAAAAATAGAAATTAAAGAAGGACCTTCTAGTGTTAAATTCAAATATAATTCAGGAATTTATTATGGAATTGGAGCTGGAATTCAATATAAAAATTTTGTAACTGATTTATCATATAATATAAATAGTTTGAAAACAAAATTAGATGTGGATCTTCCTGGATATAAAGCAAATAATAAATTTAATACTAATCACGGAGCACTTACTTTAAGCGTAGGTTACTCATTTGGATTATAA
- a CDS encoding tetratricopeptide repeat protein, with product MKKILVFMVILANLVFGVQGFSQMNSKEFEKVMAKVAKEYDKGNKQKALSMLKEDIQKNPSNIILKVMLGMFYNDMGRKNESEKELNEAVELQKKYPFIADNGKKYDVRLVIGILYMYQRDYKKALEWFSEIDNTTFEKIDEMDLVMGTLNYRLGNTEEAKKYLLKSYIKDEEGMSQNILGQIYLAEGNQKEARKWFLESSDKGNSGGQANLGILYYQQRDKNAALKWLKKSFETAKKEKDQKQMKDIQEIIKEVESNN from the coding sequence ATGAAAAAAATATTAGTTTTTATGGTGATTCTCGCTAATTTAGTTTTTGGAGTGCAGGGATTTTCGCAAATGAATTCTAAGGAATTTGAAAAAGTGATGGCGAAAGTAGCGAAAGAATACGATAAAGGAAATAAGCAGAAAGCTTTGTCAATGTTAAAAGAAGATATACAAAAAAATCCTTCTAATATCATATTAAAAGTTATGCTGGGAATGTTTTATAATGATATGGGTAGAAAGAACGAAAGTGAAAAGGAATTAAATGAGGCAGTAGAGCTGCAGAAGAAATATCCTTTTATAGCAGATAATGGTAAAAAATATGATGTAAGGCTAGTGATTGGCATATTATATATGTATCAAAGGGATTATAAGAAAGCATTAGAATGGTTTAGTGAAATTGATAATACAACTTTTGAAAAAATAGATGAAATGGATCTTGTAATGGGTACTTTAAATTATAGATTGGGAAATACAGAAGAAGCAAAAAAATATTTATTAAAATCCTACATCAAGGATGAAGAAGGTATGTCACAAAATATTTTAGGGCAAATTTATCTTGCTGAAGGGAATCAAAAAGAGGCTAGAAAATGGTTTTTAGAATCCTCAGATAAAGGAAATTCAGGAGGCCAAGCGAATCTAGGGATTTTGTACTATCAGCAGAGAGACAAGAATGCAGCATTAAAATGGCTAAAAAAATCTTTTGAAACAGCGAAAAAAGAAAAAGATCAAAAACAAATGAAAGATATACAGGAGATCATTAAAGAAGTTGAGAGTAATAACTAA
- a CDS encoding tetratricopeptide repeat protein, whose product MKKYLILLLVIANLGLGVQSFSAMTKEEKTKLEKQIDDAYGKNDKKKLETLIIKYVTEFPNNADYLNRLAVLYTNQKNYSEAEKWYLKAIEKGNFTAISNIAYLYFEKKDYEKSIKYYKEYQKLVDNPDNYLWIAAAYYEMDDYKNAKEWYLKVAKFEKDGFSENKLGVMFEEEGNQKEALKWYQASVQKGYPWAYYNLTNFYAGLGDSETAEKWAKKGMEISKKADDSELKKYLQEALDVIQKAK is encoded by the coding sequence ATGAAAAAATACTTGATTTTGTTATTAGTAATTGCAAATTTAGGATTAGGAGTTCAAAGCTTTTCAGCGATGACAAAAGAAGAAAAAACAAAATTAGAAAAACAGATAGATGATGCTTATGGAAAAAATGATAAGAAAAAATTGGAAACTTTAATTATAAAATATGTAACTGAATTTCCAAACAATGCAGATTATTTAAATAGGTTGGCAGTTTTATATACTAATCAAAAAAATTATTCAGAGGCTGAAAAGTGGTATTTAAAAGCCATAGAAAAGGGTAACTTTACAGCAATTTCAAATATAGCATATTTATATTTTGAAAAAAAAGATTATGAAAAATCAATAAAATATTATAAAGAATATCAAAAGTTGGTGGATAATCCCGATAATTATCTTTGGATTGCAGCAGCATATTATGAAATGGACGATTATAAAAATGCAAAAGAATGGTATTTAAAGGTAGCTAAATTTGAGAAAGATGGATTTTCGGAAAATAAATTGGGGGTAATGTTTGAAGAGGAAGGCAATCAAAAAGAAGCATTAAAATGGTATCAAGCCTCTGTTCAAAAAGGATATCCATGGGCATATTATAATCTGACGAACTTTTATGCTGGGTTAGGAGATTCTGAAACAGCAGAAAAATGGGCTAAAAAAGGAATGGAAATATCTAAAAAAGCAGATGATTCAGAATTGAAGAAATATTTACAAGAAGCACTAGATGTTATTCAAAAAGCAAAATAA